Within Citrus sinensis cultivar Valencia sweet orange chromosome 1, DVS_A1.0, whole genome shotgun sequence, the genomic segment TTGGCCACTTCCTCTGATCTCAAGTTTTCGTTACCATCAGCTTGAACTTCACAAGTCTTTGATACTTCTTCTGGAACCAGACGTTCCTTCCCTTCAGTTTCAACTTCACTACTACTCTGTGGTGGCATTTCCTgtaatttcttcttccttcCTCTACCTTTTCGAGTAATTTTACTCTCAGTCGCCGCCGTCTCTCCACAATCAAATCCCAAATTCAATGCGTTCATCCGACTCCGAGTGACTCTCGCACCAGCAATCAGGGTCACATTCGTCTTTTCCTTACCATCAACTTGAACTTGACACTTCTTCGATGTTTCCTTACCTGgtctaaaattttctttaccaTCAACTTGAACTCCAAGTACTTCAAGAGGTTCCAAATTCTCTTCACTCTCAATTTTAACTTTGCCGCCATCCAGTGGCATTTCCTGTAAATCTTTGCTCCTTCCCCTACcctttttggtaattttactcTCACTCTCAATCTCTCCACCCTCTTCTAGTTCCAAATTCTCCTTACTTTCAACTTGAACTTCGACACTCTGCGGTGGCATTTCTTGTAAATTCTTGTTCCTCCCCCTACCCTTTTTGTTAATTCTACTCTGATCCTCAATCTGTCCACCTTCTAATCCCAAAGTCTCGACGGGTTCCGCCTCCGCCTTCTTACGACCGCTAGTCGCCCTCACGCTGGAAGTCCCGGGCACATTCGCTTGACGCCTCGGATTCCTCTTCGGCTTCGCGACCGACTCATCCTGGCTGTCCATCGTGATCATCTGGACCGAGATGGTGGTGCAATCTCCGAGTTTGATGGTGTCGTTTTCGCGGAGATCGAAGGGGGTGTTGGGTGGAAGCGTCGTAGAGTTGAGAAAGGTGCCGTTGCAGGAATCCAGGTCTTGGATGGTCCATTTACCCGACACGGATTCGATAATGAGGTGCTTAGACGAGATGCCGTCGTCCTTGATGGTGACATCGTTGCCGCGCACGATTCGGCCGATTCGGATTTTGGATCCGGGTTTGAATTCTATGGTTTCGCCCGAGCGTGGGCCCCGGACCATGATCAGCTTCATACCCGGTGGCTCCATGAATGTTGTTCTTTCTCCAATCAAATGTGTGATTGAGATGGAGATCGGAATACACacattgaaatttttgaattttggacAGGCGGTACAGGGATCCCTTTCGGTTcgtttcaattttcaaaatcccCACGCGGGGCGCGTGGCTGCGATTCATTAATCCGCTCTCAACATTCATGGGCCTTGTATTTTGTGGGCCCAGCCATTGAAAGGCGAGATCAGcccaatttctttttataccAAGCcctttattataagaaaacggAAATGCCGCGatttgaaaagaaacaaaatgtcACTACTGTCAAAATTTTGGAATTGAGAACTagaattaggggtgggcaaaaaaaccGTGCACTAGAGAAAATCGAACCGAATCGATTCAAATTGTACCATTCGAatcgattttaattttaaaaaataaccgaAATATAtggtttgtaaaaaaaaaacgaaatgCAGGTTCGGTATTCGGTTCACTCAGCTGAACCGAAAAACCGGATTAttcttagaattttatttaaatagacacgtgttaaattttaattggttgCATAAGATAACAAAAATAGACATGCACACACACGATTAcgggtatatatatatgttataattcataaattagtGATAACATatgttttgaatactttgtatttattgttaatatttgtaatgaaattaggataaattaattgttgaaaaaaattattacattcataAGGCCTAATGGgctaaaaaattagaaattcaaaataagtcCACTAGGCCCAAAACtgaaaaaaccgaaccgatccgaaAAGATCCGTTTATGTTCGGTTTTTATTAAGTTCGGTTCTTATTTGGTtctttacttctttttataaaataaccgacTTAAATCGGTTCTGCTTAATTTCGATCCGAACCGAACCGGACCGAaccatgcccacccctaattagAATATAATAACTTACTTACATAAAGTAGGGGTGAGGCTAtttgaacttaattttttactcCTTAAAACTCTTCTTTATAGACTCATTGCTATAATTGAAAACATCAATTTTTACTCAACAAACCCTCATATGTTCCAAAATTAATCCTTCTTCATTTATCGTCTTCGCTCATGCATTTGCTTCTAAAAAATGCTTCCACACGAGTATAAACGAAATCTGAAATTGCAACAACCAGCAAGAATTTTGCTGAAAATTCTAATACTTTTGGAGTGGGGGGGAAAAAATTATCTCCTCAATCtaacccaaaaaataataaatatagcaAATATCTTTCCAAATACAAGAATAGATAGAAGTTATAACGGTAACTATTttgatgcattttttttttcaccccAACAGAAAAGTTAATGAGTTGATCAATTGCAAACATTTTTAAGATATGAAACTGGTGccttaaaaaatattggttCACCTGCAAATATTTTGGACCGGGAAGGAATGGTAGTTCATAATTGCtttctggaaaaaaaaaaatcaattttcttatgGTAACCAagagataatttttaattttgatagcatctataattgaattagctattaataaattgtataatttCATGGAATAGCATTTTTCTACCttaacaaaaatcaatttaatgagaaaatataCACAAAGCCGGATGCAAGAGagataagaaattaaagaggATGGTTTCGTAATTATATAAGAGGATGTTTTtgtgagataaaattttattataaaatagatataaataatataaatatgagtTCAAATAGCCTCAtcctataaaataataaaataaatgctgAGTTGTGTGACATGTGGTTGCAATGAGGAGTTACTTAAAGTTACAGGTATAATAGAGTTTCCCAACTCCATAGCTAGTCTATAAGGTTGGATATACCAAAATCTGAAGTCTTTCCCACAACATAATCcattgatttttcttaaaagatttttatCTCCTTCTCTACAGCATTAATGGATGTCCACGTTCTATGCGTTCAAGAAAAATGTttagttttatgtttcatattttctttgataCAAAGGACAAATGCACATTGTATTATACAAATCATTTGCCTCTTCACTAAGGAAAATAGGGATTATCTTTATGTTGTTTGGAGAAATTAAGTGAAATCCTCCTTAGATTTTAACATAGGTCCAAACTCCCTATAATTATAACGGTGTTAactttattcataattttactattttaaccTTAATTTTGATGTTAGTCATAAGATTTAAATCTTTTGAAAACACAAATCAGGTGAAATAACTTATATACCCTTAATgatcaaattaattcaataattgattataaattatGGAGTAATATTAGTAACCAAGCTCAAAGGATCGACATCGCACACACCTAAATCAATTTCTTCCCgccaaattaacaaaatatacaTGCAGGCATTCGAGCACAGTACCAATAGACATTGGCATCCTTGTTTCAAGAACacctcaaataaaataaacttgaataaaaaattttaaaattttcttttgttcaaaATCACTATATATACCAACAAAAttagacaaataaaaaataaaaaaagaactttcAATTGACAATGATTAATATTTCTTCGCAACTTCCAACAAAATCAGACAAATATAATGGGACAGTGCTTATCTATCATGCCAAGAAGGCATGAtagataagtttttttttccccaattattattattatttactcaCTCACTCACGCAACTTGTCGAAGTTGGAATCCAAAACCTGAGTCTCATAAAAATTGACATTGtgattattttacttttgacCTCCGACTTTCTAGTTACGTCTCCGCCTGCATTCATTTTACATCCATGGACAAGactaacatatataattataggTGGGAGAATGACGCGACCCCTTCTCTCGACAGATTTCAAAGTTTAACACTTACCCTCGAATAGGTCCCAATCAAAGCCGTAAATTATATAGTAACGATAATATTCTCTTAGGGTAAgaaaaaatcacaataattttaattgaattcaGCTCCCCTAATTAatgattatcaaaaaatttaaatacaaaaaattaacaactatTCCTAATTCCTAAAAAATATCCTTAAGAAATAGAACATTAACCACTATTTAATGgcaacaaaataatcaaagattattcaaaataaaataatcactactcaacttaattttaaactaattaacTAATGAACACGTATTCAACAAACCGTACTCAATAATATCCCAAAGTCTTCGCCACAATAATAACTTTGCATGCCCCACGCATGACCAATCACCCTCTTGACTCGTGAGAGTGTTTGTACTCTGTAGTTCCCAACCCCAAATACAAAAGCTTTCGTTGAAAaactcatcatttttttttttggatttcgACATCACAAGAGTGATtgaaatattgtaaaatttgaaagagaTATTAAATGGAAAACATTTCAAACTGTAGAGAGAAAATATCAATCTCCCGGAGGTGCCTTTCCAGAGAGTGACTTGACGCGACAAGAAAGATTAATGAAAGAATTTCATTGGTATAATTAAGCTAGTTATTCTGATTTTGCAAGCTTTTTCGGCCAACGGCTGAGAACACTGCCACGCAAATTTTGGATGGACAATAATAATTACCTGAGATAAAGGTTTCCAAGTGTCATTAGCTTATTGATTTGTAATGACACAACATACTTGTAGACAATAACAATACGTTTCGTTCAATAAGTCCatgtaatatttatagtaGAGCCAAATAACAAAGGGTCAATTCATTGCATATTTATCAACTTCGCGGAAACTCTGAGAAGAAGCACATCAACCAATGAATCtaattttcttgctttttcGGATAGTTGTGCAGATTTACGTGTTGGTGCAAAACCAAAATTGACCACTTACTTTGTTGTCCAATTAATGTGAGCGGTGCGGGTTCAAACCCTAAACGTCTAATTTTTAACCCAAGATTTTATCACCTCAACTAATTGGCACTCACAAAACGGATGAATGGCTTGATGTATTTGAtagagaaataattttatgttggtCAAGAGACTTAACGAAACAATAACAGACCCTGAAAGCAAATCATAATCAAAATCGAGAAGTCAAGATCTTAAATCAACTGAACATTTGATAGagaaattatttaagaaaatagaCCACACACTACAAATTAATGTCACTTAGTGCCTGAGAATTATTGATACCAAAGGCAAGAAAATCCCAGAAAGCAAAGCGGATGATAGAGTGACAGATGGCGGAATGCGGCCATTGTCCTTCCTCACAATCATCCCTTCAATGATAGCATAATTCATAACCAAGATATAAAACGACAGAGAAATTTGCACAAACATCTTGTCCCAATCTCCTGTGATGATCGTTGATCTGATAGCTCCGCAAACAAAGGCTGCAATGTTCAACAAGATGATTGTAACCAGAGGAGCAAGAAACATTTTTGATGTTCGGAAATCGAACTTGCCCATTCCGTAGAGCTTCACTTGTTCATCATCCGCGACTTTATTTGTGGCCGAGAAACTGGCTTCAGCTAAGCCAAGCTTGTGCATAATGGCATTTAAGCTTCCATAAAGTTGGCATGTGACTGCCCTTATCATCCATATTCTCTGTTCATTTCTCCATATCTTGATTGATCCACCAGTTGAAAGAACCTCGTATAGATGTTTAGAAAGCGCCGATAGGAAAACGAATACGAATATGGGGGAAGATGAACTTAAAACCTGCATGTGAAAGAGCAATAgattgacattaattaatagcaaagacgaaaagaaaagaatgtaTCGAAAAGAGTAGAAAACCTTATGTAAATACATTAGAGGTACCAATgttatatattcaaataacATATGAATTACCTCAGGGTACAATGGGATGCCATGCAATACGCAGAGTTGAGGGACAGTGGCAAAGCACCACAGAGGCAAGCAATTAAGAAGAGGGAACATTCCAAGGTCAGCATAGGCCATGCTTTCAAGCAAAGACATCCTCGGTGGTCCATATATCAGAGGGCAATACTTTGAGATTGCTACTTGAACCAATCCCGAACTCCATCTCGTGCCTTGAACCAACGAGTCATTTAAGTTTGTTGTAGAAGTGCCCAAAAATTGCGGCCTTTCCGGGTTAAGATACACCGATCTCCATCCTTTGCAGTGTAGTTGTTTAAATCCTGTGAAGTAATCTTCAA encodes:
- the LOC107178426 gene encoding FHA domain-containing protein At4g14490-like, with translation MEPPGMKLIMVRGPRSGETIEFKPGSKIRIGRIVRGNDVTIKDDGISSKHLIIESVSGKWTIQDLDSCNGTFLNSTTLPPNTPFDLRENDTIKLGDCTTISVQMITMDSQDESVAKPKRNPRRQANVPGTSSVRATSGRKKAEAEPVETLGLEGGQIEDQSRINKKGRGRNKNLQEMPPQSVEVQVESKENLELEEGGEIESESKITKKGRGRSKDLQEMPLDGGKVKIESEENLEPLEVLGVQVDGKENFRPGKETSKKCQVQVDGKEKTNVTLIAGARVTRSRMNALNLGFDCGETAATESKITRKGRGRKKKLQEMPPQSSSEVETEGKERLVPEEVSKTCEVQADGNENLRSEEVAKEGDAKETCDKVEDKVDNGVQEQKVDLAKMTLGEWFDYMEVYLRKQILNTTEEMIEEMKSKAERVHQYMIEEKKKKKMDNL